In the genome of Streptomyces racemochromogenes, one region contains:
- a CDS encoding alpha/beta fold hydrolase codes for MIRLADDLGHLAYVVSGDGPAVVLVHAGVADHQMWDAVVPGLAERYTVIRHDLRGFGESAPPAGPYSDVDDLRRLLDHLGHERVRLVGASWGGRVAVDFTLAHPERVHSLALFAAPWPGYDWSAQMHAYDGAETAALAAGDVDAATQVNLDMWLRGPAREWADVAAGLADRVLGPMRTSLVNMGVRDQHGQGPGTSDLAGISVPTLVGVGKLDVADFQDIARRYAAEIPGATLVEFPTAAHLIALDAPDELAAQLSTFLAV; via the coding sequence ATGATCAGACTTGCCGATGATCTCGGACATCTCGCGTACGTCGTTTCCGGTGACGGGCCGGCCGTCGTACTCGTGCACGCCGGCGTAGCCGACCACCAGATGTGGGACGCCGTCGTGCCCGGCCTCGCGGAGCGGTACACCGTCATCCGCCACGACCTGCGCGGCTTCGGCGAATCCGCCCCGCCGGCCGGCCCGTACAGCGACGTCGACGACCTGCGGCGCCTCCTGGACCACCTCGGTCACGAGCGCGTCCGGCTCGTGGGCGCGTCCTGGGGCGGCCGCGTGGCCGTGGACTTCACCCTCGCGCATCCGGAGCGGGTGCACTCGCTGGCGCTGTTCGCCGCGCCCTGGCCCGGCTACGACTGGTCCGCGCAGATGCACGCGTACGACGGCGCGGAGACGGCCGCCCTGGCCGCGGGGGACGTGGACGCCGCCACGCAGGTCAACCTGGACATGTGGCTGCGGGGTCCCGCCCGGGAGTGGGCGGACGTCGCGGCCGGTCTGGCCGACCGGGTCCTCGGGCCGATGCGGACGTCGCTGGTGAACATGGGCGTCCGCGACCAGCACGGCCAGGGGCCGGGGACGTCTGACCTCGCCGGCATCTCCGTGCCCACGCTGGTGGGGGTCGGCAAGCTCGATGTCGCCGACTTCCAGGACATCGCCCGCCGCTACGCCGCCGAGATCCCCGGCGCGACCCTGGTCGAATTCCCGACCGCCGCCCACCTCATCGCCCTGGACGCCCCGGACGAACTCGCCGCGCAGCTGAGCACGTTCCTCGCCGTGTAG
- a CDS encoding glycoside hydrolase family 13 protein, giving the protein MTQHLADALPTPTGTQPGWWRDAVIYQVYPRSFADSNGDGMGDLEGIRSRLPYLRDLGVDAVWLSPFYASPQADAGYDVADYRAIDPMFGTLHDADAVIREAHALGLRIIVDLVPNHCSDQHEWFKQALREGPGTPLRERFHFRPGKGESGERPPNDWESIFGGPAWTRVEDGEWYLHLFAPEQPDFNWEHPAVQDEFRSVLRFWLDLGVDGFRIDVAHGLVKAAGLPDLGRDEQLKLLGNQVLPFFDQDGVHEIYRKWRTVLDEYAGDRIGVAEAWAPNVERTALYVRHDELHQAFNFHYLTTGWDAAALRATIDASLDAMRPVGAPTTWVLSNHDVVRHRTRFGSLDRARAAALLMLALPGSAYVYQGEELGLPEVTDLPDEVRQDPSFFKANGQDGLRDGCRVPLPWSGDAAPYGFGTGGSWLPQPEEWAGLSVEAQTGDPGSTLELYRTALRIRREHADLGAGDAVEWLDAPEGVLMFRRGGFVCAANTTGEAVRIPGMTGAVLLASGELPEADVLPGDTAVWWQG; this is encoded by the coding sequence ATGACCCAGCACCTCGCCGACGCACTCCCCACCCCGACCGGGACCCAGCCCGGCTGGTGGAGAGACGCGGTGATCTACCAGGTCTATCCGCGCAGCTTCGCCGACTCCAACGGGGACGGCATGGGGGACCTCGAAGGCATCCGCAGCCGGCTGCCCTACCTGCGCGACCTGGGTGTCGACGCCGTGTGGCTCAGCCCCTTCTACGCCTCCCCGCAGGCCGACGCCGGCTACGACGTCGCCGACTACCGGGCCATCGACCCCATGTTCGGCACCCTCCACGACGCCGACGCCGTGATCCGCGAAGCGCACGCCCTGGGCCTGCGGATCATCGTCGACCTCGTCCCCAACCACTGCTCCGACCAGCACGAATGGTTCAAGCAGGCACTCCGGGAGGGCCCCGGGACCCCGCTGCGCGAACGCTTCCACTTCCGCCCGGGGAAGGGCGAGTCGGGCGAGCGGCCGCCGAACGACTGGGAGTCCATCTTCGGCGGCCCCGCCTGGACCCGCGTCGAGGACGGGGAGTGGTACCTCCACCTCTTCGCGCCGGAACAGCCCGACTTCAACTGGGAACACCCCGCCGTACAGGACGAGTTCCGGTCCGTGCTGCGGTTCTGGCTCGACCTGGGGGTGGACGGCTTCCGGATCGACGTCGCGCACGGGCTGGTGAAGGCCGCCGGACTGCCCGACCTGGGGCGCGACGAGCAGCTCAAGCTGCTGGGGAACCAGGTACTGCCCTTCTTCGACCAGGACGGCGTCCACGAGATCTACCGGAAGTGGCGCACCGTCCTCGACGAGTACGCCGGCGACCGCATCGGCGTCGCCGAGGCCTGGGCCCCCAACGTCGAACGCACCGCCCTCTACGTACGCCACGACGAGCTGCACCAGGCGTTCAACTTCCACTACCTGACCACCGGCTGGGACGCGGCCGCCCTGCGCGCCACCATCGACGCGTCGCTCGACGCCATGCGGCCCGTGGGCGCCCCGACGACCTGGGTGCTGTCCAACCACGACGTGGTCCGCCACCGGACCCGCTTCGGCAGCCTGGACCGGGCGCGCGCCGCCGCGCTGCTGATGCTGGCCCTGCCCGGCTCCGCGTACGTCTACCAGGGCGAGGAGCTCGGACTGCCCGAGGTCACCGACCTCCCGGACGAGGTGCGCCAGGACCCCTCCTTCTTCAAGGCCAACGGGCAGGACGGGCTGCGCGACGGTTGCCGCGTCCCGCTCCCGTGGTCCGGCGACGCCGCCCCGTACGGCTTCGGGACCGGCGGCAGCTGGCTCCCGCAGCCGGAGGAATGGGCGGGGCTGAGCGTCGAGGCGCAGACCGGGGACCCGGGGTCCACGCTGGAGCTGTACCGCACCGCCCTGCGCATCCGGCGCGAGCACGCCGACCTGGGCGCCGGGGACGCCGTGGAGTGGCTGGACGCCCCCGAAGGGGTCCTGATGTTCCGCCGGGGCGGCTTCGTGTGCGCGGCCAACACGACGGGCGAGGCGGTGCGGATACCCGGGATGACGGGTGCGGTGCTGCTGGCGAGCGGCGAACTGCCGGAGGCGGACGTCCTCCCCGGTGACACGGCGGTGTGGTGGCAGGGGTGA
- a CDS encoding LacI family DNA-binding transcriptional regulator → MAGVSSPLRLTDIASQAQVSEATVSRVLNGKAGVAAGTRHRVLAAMDLLGYERPVRLKRRSNGLVGLLIPELTNPIFPAFAQVIEQALAGQGYTPVLCTQTPGGATEDELVEQLEERGVTGIVFLSGLHADSSADPARYQRLSSRGLPFVLINGFNEAISAPFVSPDDRAAAEMAVRHLEELGHRRIGLAIGPTRYVPSARKEQGFLAVRPGAAEEGLVQRTLFTVEGGHAAGGALLDRGCTGVVCASDMMALGVIRAARERGLRVPEDVSVVGFDDSPLIAFTDPPLTTVRQPVRAMATAAVGALLEAVAGTPVQRTEYVFQPELVVRGSTGMVRG, encoded by the coding sequence GTGGCAGGGGTGAGCTCCCCGCTGCGGCTGACGGACATCGCCTCGCAGGCCCAGGTCAGCGAGGCGACGGTCAGCCGCGTCCTCAACGGCAAGGCGGGCGTGGCGGCCGGCACCCGGCACCGGGTGCTGGCCGCCATGGACCTGCTCGGCTACGAGCGGCCGGTGCGGCTGAAGCGGCGCAGCAACGGTCTGGTCGGGCTGCTGATCCCCGAACTGACCAACCCCATCTTTCCCGCGTTCGCGCAGGTCATCGAGCAGGCCCTGGCCGGGCAGGGGTACACGCCGGTGCTGTGCACCCAGACCCCGGGCGGCGCGACCGAGGACGAACTGGTCGAACAGCTGGAGGAGCGGGGGGTCACCGGCATCGTCTTCCTGTCCGGGCTGCACGCGGACTCGTCGGCCGACCCGGCGCGCTACCAGCGGCTCTCGTCGCGCGGGCTGCCGTTCGTACTGATCAACGGCTTCAACGAGGCCATCAGCGCCCCCTTCGTCTCCCCGGACGACCGGGCGGCGGCGGAGATGGCCGTACGGCACCTGGAGGAGCTCGGACACCGGCGCATCGGGCTCGCCATCGGGCCGACCCGGTACGTCCCCTCGGCGCGCAAGGAGCAGGGGTTCCTGGCCGTACGGCCGGGGGCGGCGGAGGAAGGGCTGGTCCAGCGCACCCTGTTCACCGTCGAGGGCGGCCACGCGGCGGGCGGCGCCCTCCTGGACCGGGGCTGCACGGGCGTGGTCTGCGCCAGCGACATGATGGCCCTCGGCGTCATCCGCGCCGCCCGGGAGCGGGGGCTGCGCGTCCCCGAGGACGTCTCGGTGGTCGGCTTCGACGACTCCCCGCTCATCGCCTTCACGGACCCCCCGCTGACGACGGTCCGCCAGCCGGTCCGCGCGATGGCCACGGCGGCGGTCGGCGCCCTCCTGGAAGCGGTGGCCGGCACCCCGGTCCAGCGCACGGAGTACGTCTTCCAGCCGGAGCTGGTGGTACGGGGGTCGACGGGGATGGTGCGGGGGTAG